A window of Plasmodium brasilianum strain Bolivian I chromosome 8, whole genome shotgun sequence contains these coding sequences:
- a CDS encoding 26S proteasome non-ATPase regulatory subunit 9 — MDLKEFHELAKRREDIEREIKENMEFLEKPENKNIGMDGKLIDSEGFPRNDIDIYRIRIARNKIICLRNDYIDINKKIEEYLHNIHNSHPVIRVERNRNVQYDEQDINGNIINEPRISQDQIEEAKNNIFAMIDEIIENSPAHKAGLRVNDYIFEFGDVKRKSEKEDNKNVDIFKKITDYVKNNPSKIEVKILREEKVFFYYIFPDKTANGLYIGCHLTPTKNVAMFKR; from the coding sequence ATGGACTTAAAAGAATTCCATGAACTTGCAAAGAGAAGGGAAGATATtgaaagagaaataaaagaaaatatggaGTTTTTAGAAAAGCCtgaaaacaaaaacataGGTATGGATGGGAAATTAATAGATTCGGAAGGTTTTCCAAGAAATGATATAGACATTTATAGAATTAGGATTGCTaggaataaaattatttgtttaagaaatgattatatagatataaataaaaaaatagaagaatatCTACACAATATTCATAATTCGCATCCTGTGATAAGAGTAGAGCGAAATCGAAATGTGCAATACGATGAACAAGATATTAATGGGAACATTATAAACGAACCGAGGATTAGCCAAGATCAAATAgaagaagcaaaaaataatatatttgcaaTGATAGATgaaattattgaaaattcTCCTGCTCACAAAGCAGGCCTACGAGTTaatgattatatatttgaatttgGAGATGTAAAAAGGAAATCAGAAAAAGAGGATAATAAAAACgtagatatatttaaaaagattacagattatgtaaaaaataatcctTCTAAAAttgaagtaaaaatattaagagaggaaaaagtatttttttattatatttttcctgaTAAAACAGCTAATGGGTTGTATATCGGATGCCATCTGACACCTACCAAAAATGTAGCAATGTTCAAAaggtaa
- a CDS encoding CPSF (cleavage and polyadenylation specific factor): MSIYHFYNNAIPSTSIRTAICTNIKGNKKKYLLYACNNYLNVCCVDKDGFTDDFSKHVVFSEVLELREYLPEKLTDRDKKENIKSYVFLLTRKYNLLLLEFDIKLNDFVTLSQINLHELNGMHIEEDITFLLDERQRTVLFYGYKNILKYIYLDYDDYFNLSRLYTLRLDEGLIIDMIFVNSYSDGYHDVGINEGDDDEEDDYLDNSDHGNKDESINGCNYERNDDPNNHFSNDHVSNARSKEEGDRGRGRRNSHKGRNNTDEYYSKHNSKECDYIKKKKKKKKKLLTRSANLHMENMTKNGSNKRGCINGGSVSSTTVNNNKKTHVDENSSNGASNSINYDYCPGDKNNNHIKLTKYNAYVTKEEKKEEINLKKSEIDVKKEYTECTSTIEKPKNLFSSDEDKEGDKSFTKNNYIDECRTDRYNNNNNGKCNDDVDSFDRILRIHDSHSKGKRYRRSISSTICILYDAKKKESYTYERYIRLIPLYSLSDKRDIIEFSGGYVAMHPNKIGNHLVSGASGASGIDSVSGVKDICSNVYGINNGTSTQLHARGMNEDKPKILQTYYKPLIVDSSINKLLCFAKNRILLIGFQFINYIDLESDKDKNFFLSSELRTIRCIENLNGNKFILADDYGDLYILTCLCKSEPTSYRLTNENYKDTCRNINSINLQFIGTCSRSNVIVSIFSDIIFLGSQVSDSYLLRMHNYPIYECEDYAPVEASSYFTLNNSNLLPNEKYSGHIIADTSNEINSKDSFYPFHHEGRGGEMCTVGGVPGYTHRHVEKDEDVYVGEDEEQDKCASNSMYVANFNNIRNTCYNEDNPSESRMVGADSFRNIQDNINDGINCKNIFGRTSIKNHSRDVDMQANYSYRNVNAEKRDTRRFNHCCFEDNNYNMKGNQNDVGMTSDKHDFYNLWHTKEGLMIENKAQVRGYPSGTYAHNMGRNKKRKKRKKKKKRKKKKKKSGSEVGSAGKSGNEIGSECGSESVSESGSECGSKSGSKSGSKSGSKSGCESGSESGSESGSESANKSGNEGDSESGSKNEGKRNKFYIEILSVIQNMGPILDFCVIKNKHDEKEIITCNSYGRTGCISIIRNGLKTNIISKLSLNRITNLFVVKYVIHLKKKNNQTRAANTKMNDVKCKREKNENTSDVFPTLNDEHSENYFIKKEEIQYLDNAYNGAEKEGEKVEEAGEEIEEPIDIEAFVYLDGKKNVQIKDINLCFLNKYYFENKREINVLKYANFIYFHVFIICITYGFRTRIIGVCNDRERKQRKHYKRGKNKKGEADIGTVRGVRNHVRVDTERACGTKNTQRVNFSTPYEEGCQTNEHYFTKSHRKNSKHNKIFLCEYENTDIDLRNNTIYFNVLNNFPYLVQVTNQSVILLCCLSLKKVHALTFNFIYKFCLYKDYFYIYCNNSIKVYAVTEKSLIFLYEYELRETITSMVIYKSLLVCVFKNKQVILLTINKKGLSQLQKRENAQCVRNAYIFREVLLYEPKCSFFVFICDIELLEMNDNVYLFIGYNNGDLEYFLLCSISDVCMNRRNSGFRSDKHMCSTHRSGTGGRGYCKRSSSHGRGTHRSTTHGHSKHVNNSSSINYEPNQVTICPFYDDQASNAHCNNNHSSNINHSSNINHSSNINNNNNNNNNINNNNNNNSRNDNRSSSNTNNIESKERRGNNIVDEGKTIHDKSKSRYGGIITYSENSVGQLSSKKISVKNEYSQSSGTRTNANMNGKRYNKYNTSKQICSYNKAQREDNNIFKLHKEFLKKKEASLKYVYSSKNLNSKENYKFSYKIKVTEDIEKERKIKKCKRKLLKYLSQNYTNVFKYFDFYNSTFKNVHHLHKACVKNTQDELLIDSSSFYNVNVTSELFRSMDCLLNRNVSADQHYYKNGTNGRFSQMSSSNGIANNDSSGNSTGNSNGSSNNDGNGNNDGSSNNDGSSNSNNGRSDDYGSGCCSRDRSASARTLKGTLRRSANKSEQLSDNHIKKNVKCNKRLKEMCAQEKGRNIPHISARYLKAEKRKRGKCKEMKINIKKANYFFQFFQIYGLSSDESSGSDIVNFYTFKRLRTKKKEKEKEKEKTYKKKSRASGNKTKNLGLEKDIFNNYYSSLNVSSSSNVDCINHVYCTPIRTYGNYDERCAKDFHLASFLEEKKKQKKRKKKKKKKIKIKMNNTSISSNNNSGGNNNSGGNNNSGGNNNSGGNNNSGGNNNSGGNNNSGGNNNSGGNNNSGGNNNSGDNNNSGNNNSGGNNNGGSNKSRGKNRNRCKNNSSSNNNCSGNDYNNNGCGNSNNVSDNVYAETMEGQRMDAKKKNKGKKPHPNNDDFSKELGVVDLEKDDNQNDNSGMDTHAQFEYCRSFTNKRKRESSNIQKDLNRLNRSGSYNRKDSISEEILLEGTKRYSSRGDCSHIGNPSSRHCSRHCRSRCSSRNRLGRIDKKGLLNLIFKRKLKEQCDNMYVQENYVHSDKCSSKSDDVSTSDSSYFENMQNVLFDEKIYLKRYIIKSKKIALTNKRKINVCKGPIKFKKFIKVFTERKKMDINMNNHSVKKYNFLFVCCEKPLIIYSNLKKKISLSKLSIKNIYLVDLFNDFNYLNPFHNFSSFKKKNQNNFYFIFYDGQRIYISHLNDIKETFLQKIPFHRTVEKIAYHSETGLLITACPLEEKHKTNKMMKQIVCFFDPLQNSVKYTYIIPSKYSVSSICIYEVNKDVYANNTVNTFICVGTANINERITEPSSGHIYVFIAKKKVNIFEIKHIYTYNVNCGGITHLKQFYDKLIAAVNNTVIVLDMSNFLINLEKYMDYSNNAILEKDDAILEVASFTPSSWIMSLDVLENYVVVGDIMTSVTILSYDFNNSILNEVCRDYSNVWCTSVCALSKSHFLVSDMESNFLVLQKSNIRYNDEDSFKLSMVSQFNHGSVVNKMLSASLTNLIEEVESRDGILRKNDSILCASSEGSICALIPFSNFANFKRALCIEIALNDNISSIGNLSHSSYREYKVSFASKCCKGIVDGELFKMFFYMPFEKQFKTYIYAKWIAKKLNCKFGTFENFMLDIENLCSFL; this comes from the exons ATGAGCATATACCacttttataataatgcTATACCAAGTACATCAATAAGAACAGCCATTTGCACAAACATAAAAGGAAACAAGAAAAAGTATTTGTTGTATGCATGTAACAACTATTTGAATGTGTGTTGTGTAGATAAGGATGGGTTCACAGATGATTTTAGTAAACATGTCGTCTTTTCCGAAGTGCTAGAATTACGTGAGTACTTACCAGAAAAATTAACAGATagagataaaaaagaaaatataaaatcatatgtatttttattaacaaggaaatataatttattacttttagaATTCGATATAAAGTTAAATGATTTTGTGACGTTGTCccaaataaatttacatgAATTAAATGGCATGCACATTGAAGAAGATATTACATTTCTACTGGACGAAAGACAACGTACAGTTTTGTTTTAcggatataaaaatattcttaagtatatttatttagatTATGAcgattattttaatttaagtCGGTTATATACCTTGAGATTAGATGAAGGCCTCATCATAGACATGATATTTGTGAACAGCTACTCCGATGGTTACCACGATGTTGGAATTAATGAAGGGGATGACGATGAGGAGGACGATTACCTAGATAATAGCGACCACGGTAATAAAGACGAATCTATTAACGGCTGTAATTATGAACGTAATGACGATCCTAATAACCACTTTAGTAATGACCACGTCAGTAATGCTCGCAGTAAGGAAGAGGGAGATAGAGGGAGGGGGAGAAGAAATAGTCATAAGGGAAGAAACAACACAGATGAATATTATTCAAAGCACAATTCGAAAGAGTGtgattacataaaaaagaaaaaaaaaaaaaaaaaaaaattattaacacgTTCAGCTAATTTGCATATGGAAAATATGACCAAAAATGGAAGCAACAAGAGGGGTTGCATAAACGGCGGTTCTGTATCGTCAACTACTGTTAAcaataataagaaaacaCATGTTGATGAAAATAGTAGCAATGGTGCAAGTAACAGCATTAATTATGATTACTGCCCCGGtgataaaaacaataatcatattaaattaactaaatataatgcatatgtaacaaaagaagagaaaaaggaagaaataaatttaaaaaaaagtgaaatagatgtaaaaaaagaatatactGAATGTACATCTACAATAGAAAAACCtaaaaatcttttttcaTCAGATGAGGATAAAGAAGGAGATAAGAGTTTCActaaaaacaattatattgATGAGTGTAGAACTGATCgctataataacaataacaatggTAAGTGTAACGATGATGTTGATAGCTTTGATAGAATCCTTAGAATTCATGATTCCCACTCCAAGGGGAAAAGATATAGAAGAAGCATAAGTTCTActatttgtatattatacgatgcaaaaaaaaaagaatccTATACATATGAACGGTACATAAGACTTATCCCTTTGTACTCCCTAAGCGATAAGAGGGACATAATCGAGTTCAGTGGAGGTTACGTGGCTATGCACCCTAACAAAATAGGAAATCATCTCGTTAGCGGTGCTAGCGGTGCTAGCGGCATTGACAGTGTTAGTGGTGTTAAGGACATATGCTCCAACGTCTATGGAATTAATAATGGCACGTCGACACAATTGCACGCTCGTGGGATGAATGAAGACAAACCCAAGATCCTTCAGACGTACTATAAGCCCCTTATAGTCGACTCAAGCATAAACAAGCTTCTGTGCTTTGCAAAGAACAGAATATTACTTATAGGTTTTCAATTTATTAACTATATAGATCTAGAAAGTGATAAAGacaaaaatttctttttaagcTCAGAGTTAAGAACAATTAGATGTATAGAAAACCTAAATGgaaataaattcattttagCAGATGATTATGGTGATctgtatatattaacatgttTATGTAAATCTGAACCAACATCGTATAGGTtaacaaatgaaaattataaggACACTTGTAGAAATATTAACTCAATTAATCTACAGTTTATAGGTACATGTTCAAGGTCGAATGTTATTGTGTCTATTTTTTcagatattatatttttaggaTCCCAAGTTAGTGATAGTTACTTACTACGTATGCATAACTATCCTATATATGAATGTGAAGACTATGCACCAGTAGAAGCATCTTcctattttactttaaacAATTCAAACCTTCTCCCTAATGAAAAATACAGTGGACATATAATTGCTGATACGTCTAATGAGATTAATAGCAAGGATTCGTTTTATCCCTTTCATCATGAAGGAAGGGGTGGGGAGATGTGTACTGTCGGTGGTGTTCCTGGTTACACTCATCGCCATGTTGAAAAAGACGAGGATGTCTATGTAGGGGAAGATGAAGAACAAGACAAGTGTGCTAGTAATTCCATGTATGTCGCTAACTTCAATAACATCCGTAACACCTGTTATAATGAAGATAACCCGAGTGAGAGTCGCATGGTCGGAGCTGACTCGTTCAGAAATATCCAGGATAACATTAATGACGGTATCaattgcaaaaatatattcggTCGAACTAGTATAAAAAACCACAGCAGAGATGTCGATATGCAGGCTAACTACAGTTACAGGAACGTAAATGCAGAGAAGAGAGACACACGCAGATTTAATCACTGCTGTTTTGaagataataattataatatgaaagGAAATCAAAATGATGTAGGTATGACTTCTGACAAACATgacttttataatttatggCATACGAAAGAAGGTCTCATGATAGAAAATAAAGCACAGGTAAGGGGATATCCAAGCGGAACGTATGCGCATAATATgggaagaaataaaaagagaaaaaaaagaaaaaaaaaaaagaaaagaaagaaaaaaaagaagaaaagtgGGAGCGAAGTTGGAAGTGCAGGTAAAAGTGGAAATGAAATTGGAAGTGAATGCGGGAGTGAAAGTGTAAGCGAAAGTGGAAGCGAATGTGGAAGCAAAAGTGGAAGCAAAAGTGGAAGCAAAAGTGGAAGCAAAAGTGGATGCGAAAGTGGAAGCGAAAGTGGAAGCGAAAGTGGAAGCGAAAGTGCAAACAAAAGTGGAAACGAAGGTGATAGCGAGAGTGGAAGTAAGAACGAAGGGAAGAgaaacaaattttatatcGAGATCCTTTCGGTTATTCAAAATATGGGTCCGATCTTAGACTTTTGTGTaatcaaaaataaacatgatgaaaaggaaataataacatGTAATAGTTATGGAAGAACTGGATGTATATCTATTATTCGGAATggattaaaaacaaatattatttcgAAGTTAAGTTTAAATAGAATtacaaatttatttgttgtaaaatatgtaatacatctaaaaaagaaaaataatcaaACAAGAGCAGCAAATACCAAAATGAATGATGTTAAAtgtaaaagggaaaaaaatgaaaatacatCCGATGTTTTTCCAACTCTAAATGATGAACATagtgaaaattattttataaaaaaagaagaaatacaATATTTAGATAACGCATACAATGGTGCTGAGAAAGAGGGGGAAAAAGTGGAAGAAGCAGGAGAAGAGATAGAAGAACCGATAGACATTGAAGCGTTTGTATACCTAGATGGTaagaaaaatgtacaaatcAAAGACATCAATTTGTGCTTTCTAAATaagtattattttgaaaataaaagagaaattaACGTGTTGAAATAcgcaaattttatttattttcatgtgttcattatatgtataacgtACGGTTTTCGAACGAGGATCATCGGCGTGTGCAACGATAGAGAAAGGAAACAAAGGAAACATTacaaaaggggaaaaaataaaaaaggggaagCAGACATAGGCACAGTTAGAGGTGTACGAAATCATGTCCGGGTAGACACAGAAAGAGCTTGTGGAACGAAGAATACACAGCGTGTTAATTTCTCAACCCCATATGAAGAGGGCTGTCAAACGAATGAACACTACTTCACCAAATCACATAGAAAAAATAGCAaacacaataaaatatttctgtGCGAATATGAAAACACAGATATAGATTTAAGGAACAACACGATATACTTTAACGTGTTGAACAATTTTCCTTATCTTGTGCAGGTAACTAATCAAAGCGTTATACTACTGTGTTGTTTGTCATTAAAAAAGGTGCATGCTttaacatttaattttatttataaattctgtttatataaagattatttctatatatactGCAATAACAGTATTAAGGTATATGCAGTTACTGAAAAATCTCTCATCTTTTTGTATGAATATGAATTAAGAGAAACAATTACATCCATGGTCATTTACAAAAGTTTATTAGTATGTGTTTTTAAGAACAAACAAGTAATACTTCTTACCATCAACAAGAAAGGACTAAGTCAATtacaaaaaagagaaaatgcGCAATGTGTAAGGAATGCATATATCTTTAGAGAGGTTTTGTTATATGAGCCTAAAtgctctttttttgtttttatatgtgATATTGAATTATTGGAAATGAATGACAATGTTTATCTCTTTATTGGGTATAATAATGGGGATTTGGAATACTTCTTGTTATGCTCCATTAGTGATGTTTGCATGAATAGGAGGAACAGTGGGTTTAGAAGTGATAAACATATGTGTAGCACACATAGAAGTGGTACAGGTGGACGTGGCTACTGTAAACGTAGTAGCTCACATGGACGGGGTACACACAGGAGTACCACGCATGGACATAGTAAACatgttaataatagtagCTCTATAAATTATGAGCCGAACCAAGTAACCATTTGTCCATTTTATGATGATCAAGCGTCCAATGCTCATTGTAACAACAACCACAGCAGCAACATCAACCACAGCAGCAACATCAACCACAGCAGCAACATcaacaacaataacaataacaataacaacatcaacaacaataacaataacaatagtagGAATGACAATCGCAGTAGTAGTAACACCAATAATATTGAAAGTAAGGAGAGGAGGGGAAATAATATTGTTGATGAGGGTAAAACCATCCATGACAAGAGTAAGTCGCGTTATGGAGGTATCATAACATATAGTGAAAATAGTGTAGGACAATTatcatcaaaaaaaatttcagttaaaaatgaatattccCAGTCAAGTGGTACTCGAACAAATGCTAATATGAACGGAAAGAGATATAACAAATACAACACGAGTAAACAGATTTGTAGTTATAATAAGGCACAAAGAGAGGATaacaatattttcaaattacataaagaatttttaaaaaaaaaagaagcttCTTTGAAATATGTATACAGTAGTAAAAACCTGAACAGTAAAGAAAATTACAAGTTTAGctacaaaataaaagtaactgaagatatagaaaaagaaaggaaaattaaaaaatgcaaaaggaaattactaaaatatttatcgcaaaattatacaaacgtgtttaaatattttgatttcTATAATTcaacatttaaaaatgtgcACCATTTGCATAAAGCATGCGTGAAGAATACTCAAGATGAGCTTCTCATCGATTCGAGTTCCTTTTATAACGTCAACGTAACATCGGAGCTGTTTAGAAGCATGGATTGTTTACTGAACAGGAATGTAAGCGCGGATCagcattattataaaaatggcaCGAATGGGAGATTTAGTCAAATGAGTAGCAGTAATGGGATTGCTAACAATGATAGTAGTGGTAATAGTACCGGTAATAGTAATGGTAGTAGTAACAATGATGGTAATGGTAACAATGATGGTAGTAGTAACAATGATGGTagtagtaacagtaataatggCCGAAGCGATGACTATGGCAGTGGTTGCTGCAGTAGAGACCGCTCTGCTTCCGCTAGAACGTTGAAAGGCACCTTAAGGCGTAGTGCTAACAAATCAGAACAGTTGAGTGATAACCATATTAAGAAGAACGTAAAATGCAATAAGCGACTGAAGGAAATGTGCGCTCAAGAGAAAGGAAGAAACATACCACATATATCTGCACGTTATTTAAAGgcagaaaaaagaaagagggGGAAATgcaaagaaatgaaaattaatattaaaaaggctaattatttttttcaatttttccaAATTTATGGATTATCCTCTGATGAATCATCAGGTAGCgatattgttaatttttatacgTTTAAAAGATTaagaactaaaaaaaaagaaaaagaaaaggaaaaggaaaaaacgtataaaaagaaaagcagAGCAAGTGGCAATAAGACAAAGAACTTGGGTTtggaaaaagatatatttaataattattattcttcTCTAAATGTGTCTTCAAGTTCAAATGTAGACTGCATTAATCATGTTTATTGTACGCCCATTCGAACATATGGGAATTACGACGAGAGGTGTGCAAAGGATTTCCACTTGGCTTCCTTCCtagaggagaaaaaaaagcaaaagaaaaggaagaagaagaagaaaaaaaaaattaaaataaaaatgaataacacCAGTAtcagtagtaataataatagtggtggtaataataatagtggtggtaataataatagtggtggtaataataatagtggtggtaataataatagtggtggtaataataatagtggtggtaataataatagtggtggtaataataatagtggtggtaataataatagtggtggtaataataatagtggtgataataataatagtggtaataataatagtggtggtaataataatggtgGTAGTAATAAAAGCAGAGGTAAGAATAGAAACagatgtaaaaataatagcagtagcaataataattgtaGTGGTAATgactataataataatggatgtggtaatagtaataatgttAGTGACAATGTTTACGCAGAAACTATGGAGGGACAGAGAATGGATgcaaagaaaaagaataaggGGAAAAAACCCCATCCGAATAACGATGATTTTTCAAAAGAATTAGGAGTAGTTGACTTAGAAAAGGATGATAATCAAAACGACAATAGTGGTATGGATACACATGCACAATTTGAATATTGTCGAAGCTTTACCAACAAGAGGAAGAGAGAGAGTAGCAATATTCAGAAGGACTTAAATCGTCTGAACAGATCAGGAAGTTACAATCGAAAAGATAGTATAAGTGAAGAAATCCTACTTGAAGGAACAAAAAGATACAGCAGTAGAGGTGACTGCAGTCATATCGGTAACCCAAGCAGTAGGCATTGCAGTAGGCATTGCAGGAGCCGCTGCAGTAGTCGTAACAGGCTCGGAAGAATTGATAAGAAGGGACTGCTCAATCTCATATTCAAAAGAAAGCTAAAAGAACAATGCGACAATATGTACGTGCAAGAAAATTATGTGCATTCTGATAAGTGCAGCAGTAAGTCGGATGATGTGTCCACAAGTGACTCatcatattttgaaaatatgcagaatgtattatttgatgaaaaaatatatctaaaaagatatattataaaaagtaaaaaaattgcattaacaaataagagaaaaataaatgtatgtaaagggcctattaaatttaaaaagttcaTAAAAGTATTCactgaaagaaaaaaaatggatataaatatgaacaatcattctgtaaagaaatataatttcctttttgtgTGTTGTGAAAAACCATTGATCATATattcaaatttaaaaaaaaaaatatcattatcTAAATTgtctattaaaaatatatatctagtTGATCTTTTTAAtgattttaattatttaaatccatttcataattttagttcatttaaaaaaaaaaatcaaaacaatttttattttattttttatgatgGTCAACGGATATATATATCTCACCTAAATGATATTAAAGaaacatttttacaaaaaataccATTCCATAGAACAGTCGAGAAAATAGCTTATCACTCAGAAACTGGTTTACTAATTACTGCTTGTCCTCTAgaagaaaaacataaaacaaataaaatgatgaaaCAGATTGTATGCTTTTTTGATCCACTTCAAAATTCAGTcaaatatacgtatataattCCCTCCAAATATAGCGTTTccagtatatgtatatatgaggTAAACAAAGATGTATATGCTAATAATACCGTCAATACATTTATTTGTGTTGGTACTGCAAACATTAATGAAAGAATTACGGAGCCTTCTTCTGGCCATATCTACGTTTTTATTGCTAAAAAGAAGGTTAACATTTTTGAAATCAAGCATATATACACCTACAATGTTAACTGCGGTGGTATCACGCACTTGAAGCAGTTCTACGACAAGTTGATAGCGGCTGTCAACAATACG GTCATTGTCCTTGATATGAGCAACTTCTTAATAAACctggaaaaatatatggattATTCGAACAACGCCATT CTAGAGAAGGACGACGCTATTTTGGAGGTAGCTTCCTTCACGCCAAGCTCGTGGATAATGAGTCTCGACGTTTT gGAAAATTATGTCGTAGTTGGAGATATCATGACATCAGTGACAATATTATCTTACGACTTTAACAAC TCTATTTTGAACGAAGTTTGTAGAGACTATTCCAACGTTTGGTGCAC ATCTGTTTGTGCCTTATCGAAAAGTCATTTCTTAGTTTCTGATATGGAATCTAACTTCCTTGTGTtacaaaa GTCGAACATCAGATACAACGATGAAGACTCCTTTAAGCTATCG ATGGTATCACAGTTCAATCACGGGAGTGTTGTTAACAAAATGTTATCGGCTTCGTTAACCAACTTAATTGAAGA AGTGGAAAGTCGAGATGGGATTTTGAGAAAAAATGACAGCATTCTATGTGCATCAAGTGAAGGGTCCATTTGCGCCCTAATTCCCTTTTCGAACTTTGCAAATTTTAAGAGAGCTTTATGTATTGAAATAGCCTTAAATGATAACATATCATCTATTGGAAATTTAAGTCATAGTTCTTATAGAGAATATAAAGTCAGTTTTGCTTCAAAATGTTGTAAAGGTATTGTGGATGGAGAGTtgtttaaaatgtttttttacaTGCCTTTTGAAAAGCAGTTTAAAACGTACATTTATGCGAAATG GATTGCTAAAAAATTGAACTGCAAATTTGGAACTTTCGAGAATTTCATGTTAGACATAGAAAATTTGTGCAGCTTTCTATAA
- a CDS encoding 40S ribosomal protein S11, which yields MATTLDVQHERAYQKQEGASFFNSKKIKKGSKSFTRYWKKVGLGFATPKEAKEGVYVDKKCPFTGNVSIRGRILKGMVISNKMKRTIIIRRNYLHYVKKYNRFEKRHKNIPCHCSPCFEVKEGDIVTVGQCRPLSKTVRFNVLHVEKHQIFGSARKQFVLF from the exons ATGGCTACGACATTAGATGTTCag cATGAGAGAGCCTACCAAAAACAGGAAGGAGcaagtttttttaattcaaaaaaaataaagaaaggCTCAAAAAGTTTTACAAGGTATTGGAAGAAGGTAGGTTTAGGTTTTGCTACCCCGAAGGAAGCAAAGGAAGGAGTCTACGTTGACAAGAAATGCCCATTTACGGGGAACGTATCAATTAGAGGAAGAATTTTAAA AGGTATGGTAATatcaaataaaatgaagagaaCCATAATTATTAGAAGAAATTATTTGCATTATGTAAAGAAATACAATAGATTTGAGAAAAGACACAAGAATATTCCTTGTCACTGTTCTCCATGTTTTGAAGTGAAGGAAGGAGATATAGTTACTGTTGGACAGTGCAG gCCATTATCAAAAACGGTTAGATTCAATGTGTTGCACGTAGAGAAACATCAAATATTTGGAAGCGCAAGAAAACagtttgttttgttttaa